AACTTAAAAACAGCAATCTGTCTTTAGATAAAGCAGCTTCAACAGCTTGAATAGAGCTTTCTCTACCTACAAATAAAGGTAGAATCACTGAGGGGAAAAGCACCACATCTTTTACCGGCAACAAAGGTAAAACTTCTGGAATAGAAATGGCATCAATATTTATGTCTTGCATACATGCATCCTTCAAAATAAAATTAAGGGTTTATATGATTTATACAGTTTTATAATGACATAATCTGGCTAAGAACTCTAATTAATTCAGTAAATTGAAACAGTTTCATGAAGTTTGTTGTGCGTAGAGTTAAAACTATTGACTTAAAAGTTTGAAAAATAACGCATCGCATGGTAAAAGCGGGACAACATTTAATCATGAAGGGAAATGAGTTATGAAAAATTATGTTATAAAGTTCAGTTTATTATTATCAAGTCTAGTTATACCGAGCAGTCTTTTTGCTGGACAATGTATTATTCAAAAGCAAAATCTAGTGATTCAAGAAGAGCAAGAAACCAAAAGAATCATGCACAAATATGCCTTTGAAAATGACGGAGAGGCAACAATTATTGATCAGCAAAGCCATGTCGGTTGTCAAGCACTGTTGAGAAATGATGATAGAATCAGTGAAAGTTCTTTTGCACGCTTTGTTGCTAAATATCTTCCAGAAAAAAGTGAATGTGAGCAAAGAGGACATCACCATGAACAAGTGTGTACGCATGTAGAAGACATGTATGTGTATACTCAGGATTTTGTTTATTTGGGCTATGACTATGATGATGAACCTGAGGTGTTAACTTATTATAACTTACAAGCCTGTGGTTTAACGGTTATTAATCAAAATGAATTTAATTATGAATTATCATCAAGAGCTAGTTTAGCTCAAGAGGCAAATAGAGAAATAACCTTTGTTCATATTGGTTTAGCAGTTCATCAAGAACTTTACGAAGCTTATATAGAAAAAAAACAAGCTTTGGACAGTAAGTTTAAAGCCAAATACATAAGTAGCAAAAATGTCGCTAAACTAATGTGCGAAGCTTTGGCAGATCAAAAAAGCCAAGAAGAAGGGGTCAATGTTCAGTGGGAAGTGTATTATCCTAGCAACTACTCAAATAACAACAGAACCATTAAGGGTGGTGTTGTTGTATTGAGTGAATAAGCGCTTACCTTTGTAAGGCTGAGCTAACTGGTTCTAAAATATAGTTTTCTGTGGAGACAATCTGTTGTAACAGGTTGTCTCTTTACATTCATTGCTAAGAAAGATTAGAAAACAATGAAAGCGCATACAATGTTGTTGAGATCTATGTATGAGCTGAGAATATGTTATGTTTTTTAAGATCAGCTACATGATGTCGCGTTGACTTTAAAGCACCGGTTTTGTTAACACAAGAGACCTAGATCAAATTATGGAGAAGGATATGAAAAAAATAACTTTTCTTTGCAGTGTATACTTTATTTTTTTTGCCATCAGTGCATATGCACAAACAAGTAGCTCAGTCATTGTGTTAAACAAAGAAAACTCTGAAGATGCCCAGCTTAGTGTAAAATTTATTAATAAGAACGTTGATTATGTAAAAGCTTTGGATGAGCTTTTTGAGCTAAAGAGAGATCGTATTTTTAGGAAAACAGTTGCGTCATGGGAAATAAAGACTTCAGGCAGTAAAACCTGTAAAACGAATGAAAAATTGGGTTGGGTCTGTTGGCAGCATTTTGTGTTGACATTAAGTGATCAATTGTCAGATGACAGTCATGATTTTGTGATTGAGGTTTTAGATAATCGGTCTAATGGTTCTTTAAGTTTAAATTTTGAACCAAAAGCGCTAGACTTTTTTTGTAGCAAAGTCATTGGGGATTATGTGCAGTTAACGCATGACCAAAGGTATATTCATTTAATTTATGATATAGCGCTCTATAGGGGTAAAGCAGTTCAGGCCGATTGACCCCATGGCTTAAAAGTACAGTTTGAGGACAATAAAAAAGCCTTGAGCTACTACGCCCAAGGCTTTTTTTGCTTGTATATGGTGTGGTGTACAAATTTACTAATTTTTGTTCCGAGCCAATTCTGCATCAATGGTTTTTTTGAACTGTTCAAAAGGCACCGCTCCAGGGAGAGGGATACCATTAACATAAAAGGCAGGTGTTCCACCTACACCCACTTGTTGACCAGCTTTAAAGTCTTCATCAATTTTTGCGTAATGGGTTTTACCATCCACACAAGCATCAAATTTGGCTTGATCCAATTTCAGCTTTTTTGCAATGTTCTTAAGTTCAGCGATGGACGCAGCCTCATCTGCAGCGTGAACCCATGTTGAGCTTATAAACAGCTCATCGTGGTAGGGCCAAAATTTACCTTGGTCATTGGCACAACGTGCAGCATTGTGTGCAGGTTTCGCTTTTTTATGAAAGCTCAAAGGGAAGTCTCTAAAATACAATTTTACTTTGCCTTTGTATTCTTTCATTACTTTTTCAACGGTTTCAAATGAACCCCGACAAGCTGGGCATTCAAAGTCAGAAAACTCAACAATAGTTACTTTTGCACTGTCATTGCCTTTTGCTGGAAGTTCGCCTGTAGGGACATCTATTCTTGGAGGAGTAGTATAATAGGTAACCTCATGTTTATGAGTCAATTCATTAAAGTATTCTTGTTTTCTTTCAGCATTGTTACGTCCTTCAAGGCTTTGACGGATTTGATTTTTAACATTGTCATCAAAAGGAGGAGCTTGAAATCTAGGATTACCCTTCATTTTTTCAACATAATCATCGTAAAACTTTTTGATTTCAGAATCAGACACTTTTTTTGCTTTGTTGCTTACTTCTTTGGCAAGTAAGTCGGCTTTGCTTGTATTTTGTTTTTTTGCTTCTACATCAAGTAATTTATCTAAGACCATTTCATCCAAAGCGCTCGATTGCGTTGCATAAAACTCGGATTTTACTTTGAGGTATTGGCTTTTTATGGGGCCTTCTAAAAAGCCTAAAAGAGACTTTTCACTGATACTTTCACCATTTACTTTAGCCAAAGTTTCGCCGGCTTCAGTTTGAGGCGCATTTTGTGCATATACAATATTGCTGCTAACAGATTTATCTGAATTGCAAGCGCTTAAAGATAATAAACTTGCGGTTGCAAAAACAGCAAAGCTTAAAGATTTTAAGATTTTCATGAAATCAACTCCTTGGCAAAATGCCTTAACGTGTTAAAAAAATTGGATTCAATATTTTATACAGCAGGATTCTACCCTAAACCAGATAGTAGAGCTAATTTATTTAGATTAAAAACAAATTATTACCAGAAACCAAGATACAAAGCCCTACGTACCTCATGCTCAGTGATTTTTTGATCTGAATCATTATCAATTTGTGCAAAGCGGCCTTGACCTTGACCAAATTCATCAAAACCAATCCAAGCATCTCTATTGTAATCAAAACGTCTAAGTTGTTG
This DNA window, taken from Oligoflexia bacterium, encodes the following:
- a CDS encoding thioredoxin domain-containing protein, producing MKILKSLSFAVFATASLLSLSACNSDKSVSSNIVYAQNAPQTEAGETLAKVNGESISEKSLLGFLEGPIKSQYLKVKSEFYATQSSALDEMVLDKLLDVEAKKQNTSKADLLAKEVSNKAKKVSDSEIKKFYDDYVEKMKGNPRFQAPPFDDNVKNQIRQSLEGRNNAERKQEYFNELTHKHEVTYYTTPPRIDVPTGELPAKGNDSAKVTIVEFSDFECPACRGSFETVEKVMKEYKGKVKLYFRDFPLSFHKKAKPAHNAARCANDQGKFWPYHDELFISSTWVHAADEAASIAELKNIAKKLKLDQAKFDACVDGKTHYAKIDEDFKAGQQVGVGGTPAFYVNGIPLPGAVPFEQFKKTIDAELARNKN